A genomic segment from Salvelinus alpinus chromosome 8, SLU_Salpinus.1, whole genome shotgun sequence encodes:
- the LOC139583029 gene encoding trace amine-associated receptor 1-like, with amino-acid sequence MEPGISLSKADIVENILLCFESVNGSCKRSIFPPTIRVLLYLLLGSMSVLTVCGNLLVIIPIIHFKQLHTPTNYLILSLAVSDLLLGVLVMPPRMVYSAESCWYFGDLFCKIYTSTDVMLCNTSILNLCFISIDRYYAVCRPLLYRIKITVYVVLIMILVTWTVSAGVGFCMIFLELNIWGMEDFYYKNVACEGGCILFQNKVSSIVASVLSFYIPGVGMLSIYLKIFLIAQRQARSIQGTTNQNSVGKSQRKATKTLAIIMGVFLSFWTPFFVINCIDPFISYSTPPVLFETLIWLGYLNSTINPMVYAFFYSWFRRAFRIIFSGQIFQADSSEIQLFSE; translated from the coding sequence ATGGAACCAGGAATCAGTCTCAGCAAGGCTGATATTGTTGAGAATATACTTCTATGTTTTGAATCAGTGAATGGGTCTTGCAAAAGATCAATCTTTCCTCCAACAATACGAGTATTACTTTATCTCTTACTTGGCTCAATGTCTGTTCTCACAGTGTGTGGCAACCTTCTTGTAATCATTCCCATCATCCACTTCAAACAGCTCCACACCCCgaccaactacctcatcctctctctggctgtgtcaGACCTCCTCTTGGGGGTTTTAGTGATGCCTCCCAGAATGGTATATTCAGCGGAAAGCTGCTGGTATTTTGGGGATTTATTCTGTAAAATCTACACCAGCACTGATGTCATGTTGTGCAATACATCCATTCTTAACTTGTGTTTCATTTCTATTGACCGGTATTATGCAGTGTGTCGCCCTCTCCTTTATAGAATTAAAATAACTGTTTACGTTGTTCTGATTATGATTCTGGTCACCTGGACTGTTTCTGCCGGAGTAGGGTTTTGTATGATATTTCTGGAGCTCAATATTTGGGGCATGGAGGATTTTTACTATAAAAATGTTGCCTGTGAGGGAGGATGTATTTTGTTTCAAAACAAAGTGTCGAGTATTGTGGCTTCGGTGCTCTCATTCTACATCCCAGGAGTAGGGATGCTTAGCATCTACCTAAAGATTTTCCTAATAGCACAGAGACAGGCACGCTCAATTCAGGGTACAACCAATCAGAACTCTGTAGGCAAATCACagaggaaggccaccaaaacacTTGCtatcattatgggggtatttctATCATTCTGGACACCCTTTTTTGTCATCAACTGTATTGATCCTTTTATTAGTTACTCTACCCCACCCGTTTTGTTTGAAACACTTATATGGCTTGGCTATTTGAATTCAACTATTAATCCTATGGTGTATGCATTCTTTTACAGTTGGTTCAGGAGGGCGTTTAGAATAATATTTTCTGGTCAAATATTTCAAGCTGACTCTTCAGAAATACAATTGTTTTCAGAAtaa
- the LOC139582364 gene encoding trace amine-associated receptor 1-like → MTMEPGISLSKAEIVENILLCFESVNGSCKRSIFPPTIRVLLYLLLGSMSVLTVCGNLLVIIPIIHFKQLHTPTNYLILSLAVSDLLLGVLVMPPSMVYSLESCWYFGDLFCKIYTSTDVMLSTASILNLCFISIDRYYAVCRPLLYRTKITVHIVLIMMLVTWTVSAVVGFCMIFLELNIWGMEDFYYKNFACEGECILFQNKVSSTVSSVISFYIPGIGMLSIYLKIFLIAQRQARSIQGTTNQNSVGKSQRKATKTLAVIMGVFLSFWTPFFVVNCIDPFINYSTPPVLFVTFVWIGYLNSTVNPMVYAFFYSWFRRAFRMIISGKIFQPDSSIIQLFSE, encoded by the coding sequence ATGACCATGGAACCAGGAATCAGTCTCAGCAAGGCCGAAATTGTTGAGAATATACTTCTATGTTTTGAATCAGTAAATGGGTCTTGCAAAAGATCAATCTTTCCTCCAACAATACGAGTATTACTTTATCTCTTACTTGGCTCAATGTCTGTTCTCACAGTGTGTGGCAACCTTCTTGTAATCATTCCCATCATCCACTTCAAACAGCTCCACACCCCgaccaactacctcatcctctctctggctgtgtcaGACCTCCTCTTGGGGGTTTTAGTGATGCCTCCCAGCATGGTATATTCACTGGAAAGCTGCTGGTATtttggagatttattctgtaaaATCTACACCAGCACTGATGTCATGTTGAGCACTGCATCCATTCTTAATTTGTGTTTTATTTCCATTGACAGGTATTATGCAGTGTGTCGCCCTCTCCTTTATAGAACTAAAATAACTGTTCACATTGTTCTGATTATGATGCTGGTCACCTGGACGGTTTCTGCCGTAGTAGGGTTTTGTATGATATTTCTGGAGCTCAATATTTGGGGCATGGAGGATTTTTACTACAAAAATTTTGCCTGTGAGGGAGAATGTATTTTGTTTCAAAACAAAGTGTCGAGTACTGTGTCTTCGGTGATCTCATTCTACATCCCAGGAATAGGGATGCTTAGCATCTACCTAAAGATTTTCCTAATAGCACAGAGACAGGCACGCTCAATTCAGGGTACAACCAATCAGAACTCTGTAGGCAAATCACagaggaaggccaccaaaacacttgctgtcattatgggggtatttctATCATTCTGGACACCCTTTTTTGTCGTCAACTGTATTGATCCTTTTATTAATTACTCTACCCCACCCGTTTTGTTTGTAACATTTGTATGGATTGGCTATTTGAATTCAACCGTTAATCCTATGGTGTATGCATTCTTTTACAGTTGGTTCAGGAGGGCGTTTAGAATGATAATTTCTGGTAAAATATTTCAACCTGACTCTTCAATAATACAATTGTTTTCAGAATAA
- the LOC139582363 gene encoding trace amine-associated receptor 1-like — translation MEPGISLSKADIVENILLCFESVNGSCKRSIFPPTIRVLLYLLLGSMSVLTVCGNLLVIIPIIHFKQLHTPTNYLILSLAVSDLLLGVLVMPPRMVYSVESCWYFGDLFCKIQTSTDIMLCNTSILNLCFISIDRYYAVCRPLLYRTKITVHVVLIMMLVTWTGSAIVVFGIVFLGISIWGMDVACEGGCILFQNKASSTASSVLSFYIPGVGLLSIYLKIFLIAQRQARSIQGTTNQNTVGKSQRKATKTLAIIMGVFLSFWTPFFVINSIDPFISYSTPPVLFETLIWIAYLNSTINPMVYAFFYSWFRRAFRMIISGQIFQPDSSEIQLYSE, via the coding sequence ATGGAACCAGGAATCAGTCTCAGCAAGGCTGATATTGTTGAGAATATACTTCTATGTTTTGAATCAGTGAATGGGTCTTGCAAAAGATCAATCTTTCCTCCAACAATACGAGTATTACTTTATCTCTTACTTGGCTCAATGTCTGTTCTCACAGTGTGTGGCAACCTTCTTGTAATCATTCCCATCATCCACTTCAAACAGCTCCACACCccaaccaactacctcatcctctctctggctgtgtcaGACCTTCTCTTGGGGGTTTTAGTGATGCCTCCCAGAATGGTATATTCAGTGGAAAGCTGCTGGTATtttggagatttattctgtaaaATCCAAACCAGCACTGATATCATGTTGTGCAATACATCCATTCTTAACTTGTGTTTCATTTCCATTGACAGGTATTATGCAGTGTGTCGCCCTCTCCTTTATAGAACTAAAATAACTGTTCATGTTGTTCTGATTATGATGCTGGTCACCTGGACTGGTTCTGCTATAGTAGTGTTTGGTATAGTATTTCTGGGGATCAGTATTTGGGGCATGGATGTTGCCTGTGAGGGAGGATGTATTTTGTTTCAAAACAAAGCATCAAGTACTGCGTCTTCGGTGCTCTCATTCTACATCCCAGGAGTCGGGTTGCTTAGCATCTACCTAAAGATTTTCCTAATAGCACAGAGACAGGCACGCTCAATTCAGGgtacaaccaatcagaacactgTAGGCAAATCACagaggaaggccaccaaaacacTTGCtatcattatgggggtatttctATCATTCTGGACACCCTTTTTTGTCATCAACAGCATTGATCCTTTTATTAGTTACTCTACCCCACCCGTTTTGTTTGAAACACTTATATGGATTGCCTATTTGAATTCAACTATTAATCCTATGGTGTATGCATTCTTTTACAGTTGGTTCAGGAGGGCGTTTAGAATGATAATTTCTGGTCAAATATTTCAACCTGACTCTTCAGAAATACAATTGTATTCAGAAtaa